The Anaerolineae bacterium genome contains a region encoding:
- a CDS encoding response regulator transcription factor, with protein MKTDSSGRRILLIEDERKIADFIRRGLALEGYQVQVAYDGESGLDAAVEQRPDLIILDIMLPAIDGIEVCKALRDAGFDMPILMLTARDAVRDRVAGLDAGADDYLVKPFAFDELLARIRALLRRRAAAEEEVLQFADLTLRPATREVTRGGRPIDLTAREFDILETFMRHPRQVLTREQLYERIWGYDFSGESNIIEVYIRYLRAKLEANGEPRLIHTVRGVGYVLREA; from the coding sequence ATGAAAACCGACAGCAGTGGCCGGCGGATCCTGCTGATAGAGGATGAGCGCAAGATCGCGGATTTCATCCGCCGCGGGCTGGCTCTGGAGGGATATCAGGTGCAGGTGGCCTATGACGGCGAGAGCGGCCTGGACGCGGCGGTGGAGCAGAGGCCGGATCTCATCATCCTGGACATCATGCTGCCGGCGATAGATGGGATCGAGGTCTGCAAAGCCCTGCGGGATGCCGGCTTCGACATGCCTATCCTGATGCTGACGGCGCGCGATGCGGTGCGTGACCGGGTGGCCGGCCTGGACGCCGGCGCTGATGATTACCTTGTCAAGCCTTTCGCCTTCGATGAGCTCCTGGCGCGCATCCGGGCGCTTCTGCGCCGGCGGGCGGCGGCGGAAGAGGAGGTCCTGCAGTTTGCCGACCTGACCCTGCGCCCTGCCACGCGCGAGGTGACGCGCGGCGGCCGGCCCATTGACCTCACTGCCAGGGAGTTTGACATACTGGAGACCTTCATGCGCCATCCCCGCCAGGTGCTGACCCGCGAGCAGTTGTACGAGCGCATCTGGGGCTATGATTTCAGCGGTGAGTCGAACATCATCGAGGTCTATATCCGCTATCTGCGCGCTAAGCTGGAGGCCAATGGGGAACCCCGACTGATCCATACAGTGCGCGGGGTCGGTTACGTGCTGAGGGAGGCGTGA
- a CDS encoding deoxyribonuclease IV → MTRQRPRLGAHMSIAGGVDKAIERGAGIGCEAIQIFTKNTNQWRAKPLDAGEIRRFQELQRRHNIFPVVGHAAYLINLASPDDALWERSLSAFVVELERAEQLGLPGLVIHPGAHMGAGEEAGLARVAEAINRALLQVPGRVGVWLETTAGQGTVLGGSFSQLRAILERVHQPERMGLCLDTAHVAAAGWDIRTRAGYEAMWAEWDVLLGIERVRMFHLNDLARPVGSRVDRHAHIGQGALGLEPFRMLLNDPRFAGFPMVLETPKGKDLKEDVENLRVLRSLFE, encoded by the coding sequence ATGACACGTCAGCGTCCGCGCCTGGGCGCTCACATGTCGATCGCCGGCGGGGTGGATAAGGCCATCGAACGGGGCGCCGGCATCGGCTGTGAGGCGATCCAGATTTTCACCAAGAACACTAATCAATGGCGGGCGAAACCGCTGGATGCCGGCGAGATTCGGCGCTTTCAGGAGCTTCAGCGCCGGCACAACATTTTCCCTGTCGTGGGACATGCGGCGTACCTCATTAACCTGGCTTCCCCGGATGATGCCTTGTGGGAGCGGTCCCTGAGTGCTTTTGTGGTGGAGCTGGAACGGGCGGAACAGCTTGGTCTGCCGGGCCTGGTGATTCATCCCGGCGCGCATATGGGCGCCGGCGAGGAGGCCGGCCTGGCGCGCGTGGCGGAGGCGATCAACCGGGCATTACTGCAGGTGCCCGGCCGGGTAGGGGTTTGGCTGGAGACGACCGCCGGCCAGGGGACGGTGTTGGGCGGCTCCTTTTCCCAGCTCCGGGCGATTCTAGAGCGCGTGCATCAGCCGGAACGCATGGGCCTTTGTCTGGATACCGCCCATGTCGCCGCGGCCGGCTGGGATATCCGCACGCGCGCCGGCTATGAGGCCATGTGGGCGGAATGGGACGTCCTGCTGGGCATAGAGCGGGTGCGCATGTTTCACCTGAACGACCTGGCGCGGCCGGTCGGTTCTCGCGTAGATCGTCACGCCCATATCGGGCAGGGGGCGCTGGGGCTGGAGCCTTTCCGCATGTTGTTGAACGATCCCCGCTTTGCCGGCTTCCCCATGGTGCTGGAGACTCCCAAGGGCAAGGACCTGAAGGAGGATGTGGAGAACCTGCGCGTTCTGCGGAGCTTGTTCGAGTGA
- a CDS encoding HAMP domain-containing protein, translated as MSIRARLTLWYTGILAAILLLFSLALYSLLSQVLYEQVDDAIRSRAGEIGSYIQAQADPVRLLITRQVQIPPVDVFSTSNTFVQILDRQGNVVARSANLGDNYLPIRRESFDQNLAGNAVLYTLSTPQARLRIYSAPLVIFDPLEGETIIGVVQVGMSLHDVEATLLTARYAIGLGVAFTLLLAAGVGAFMAHAALRPIDHITQTALQISRAEDLSRRLPAVRTQDELARLTDTFNEMLGRLEELFQQQQRLVADVSHELRTPLTTLRGNLDLLRRGMERLPPEDLQDILQTMEGEITRMSRLVADLLLLSQADAGVQIKKEVVELDAVLLDVYRQALLMADGVRVELGHEDRALVLGDRDRLHQLLLNLVDNAIKYTPAGGTVRLSLYRREDWVQVSVADTGVGIAKEDLPHIFERFYRSDRARSRQTGGTGLGLSIAKWIAEAHGGHLTVESELGVGSTFTLWLRPYVPRAGTAESRAT; from the coding sequence ATGTCCATCCGTGCCCGCTTGACCCTCTGGTACACCGGCATCCTGGCGGCCATTCTCCTCCTGTTCAGCCTGGCGCTGTACTCCCTCCTCAGCCAGGTGTTGTACGAACAGGTGGATGATGCCATCCGCTCGCGCGCCGGCGAGATCGGCAGTTATATCCAGGCGCAAGCCGACCCTGTGCGTCTCCTCATCACCCGGCAGGTGCAGATCCCCCCGGTAGATGTGTTCTCCACCTCCAACACCTTTGTGCAAATTTTGGACCGGCAGGGGAATGTTGTCGCCCGTTCGGCGAACCTGGGGGATAACTATCTGCCCATCCGGCGCGAGAGCTTTGACCAGAACCTGGCCGGCAATGCGGTGCTCTATACCCTTTCCACCCCACAAGCGCGGCTCCGCATTTACAGCGCCCCGCTGGTGATCTTCGACCCTTTGGAGGGCGAGACGATTATCGGTGTGGTGCAGGTCGGCATGTCTCTGCATGATGTGGAGGCGACCCTGCTGACCGCGCGCTATGCCATTGGGCTGGGGGTGGCCTTCACCCTTTTGCTGGCCGCCGGCGTGGGCGCGTTCATGGCCCACGCGGCACTGCGCCCTATTGATCACATCACGCAGACCGCCTTGCAGATTTCACGCGCCGAGGATCTCTCCCGCCGCCTGCCGGCCGTGCGCACCCAGGACGAGCTGGCCCGCCTGACCGATACGTTTAACGAGATGCTGGGCCGGCTGGAGGAGCTGTTCCAACAGCAACAGCGGCTGGTGGCGGATGTATCGCATGAGCTTCGTACCCCGCTCACCACCCTGCGGGGGAACCTGGACCTGCTCCGCCGCGGGATGGAACGTTTGCCCCCCGAGGATCTCCAGGACATCCTGCAAACGATGGAGGGGGAAATCACCCGTATGTCCCGCCTGGTGGCCGATCTGCTCCTGCTGTCGCAGGCGGACGCCGGCGTGCAGATCAAGAAGGAGGTGGTGGAGCTGGACGCCGTCCTGCTGGATGTCTACCGTCAGGCCCTGCTCATGGCCGACGGGGTGCGGGTGGAGCTGGGGCACGAGGACCGGGCATTGGTGCTGGGGGACCGCGATCGCCTGCATCAATTATTGCTGAACCTGGTGGATAACGCGATCAAATATACGCCGGCCGGCGGCACCGTGCGGCTGTCGCTGTACCGCCGCGAGGATTGGGTGCAGGTGAGTGTGGCCGACACGGGAGTGGGCATCGCGAAAGAGGACCTCCCGCATATCTTCGAGCGCTTCTACCGCTCCGACCGCGCCCGTTCGCGCCAGACCGGCGGCACAGGACTGGGCCTGTCCATCGCCAAGTGGATCGCCGAGGCACACGGCGGCCACCTGACGGTGGAGAGCGAACTGGGAGTGGGGAGCACCTTTACCCTCTGGCTGAGGCCCTATGTGCCGCGCGCCGGCACAGCGGAGAGCCGGGCTACATGA
- a CDS encoding NifU family protein — MKEKVQQVLETIRPALQRDGGDVELVDVKDGVVQVRLQGACAGCPMSQMTLAFGIQRVLKEKVPEIQRVEPVA; from the coding sequence ATGAAAGAAAAGGTCCAGCAGGTCCTGGAAACGATCCGGCCGGCATTGCAGAGAGACGGCGGCGATGTCGAGCTGGTGGATGTCAAAGACGGGGTGGTGCAGGTGCGCCTGCAGGGCGCCTGCGCCGGCTGTCCCATGTCCCAGATGACGCTGGCGTTCGGCATCCAGCGCGTGCTGAAGGAAAAAGTGCCGGAGATTCAGCGCGTCGAACCCGTCGCCTGA